The genomic stretch GGTTGTGTTTTAGGTGTTATGCATTATTTGATGCCTTTAAACcatatagtaaaacaaaacaagattaacacatttttgtttgccctattttaaaatttctttccacAAATATTGATTAATGTCTACTGAGTTCCTCCATAcgagtatatacatacatgcactaCTTAGAAGCAGCCTAAAATGTCCTCCCATTTTCATTTGGGATCAGAAAATTctacagaaattgaaaatatagcAGGACTGAGATTCAAGACCAAGACATGTTGAGTTAAGAATAAAATTGTTTCCCTCCTAATACATGAAACTAGAATGCTTTATTTACCGAAAGGACAGATATCTTCTTTAAACTGGATATAAGATGCACACATAATGGTTGCCTTGGCTGTTACTCTTCCAACTACTTCCACGATTCCAGAGAGTTCTTCATCAAGCTAAAACAAAGAATGCAATGTCAACTTCATGTTACCACGTTTTCAATTGATAATTGTAAATTGTTATACAGCCTAGTatcatttcatataattttaaaatttaccaatGCAAAAAttgaattgtaattttaaaaaaaatgtttgcatactTACTATCAGCATGTCACAAGTCCTGTATCTGTAACACTAGCTTTAGGTCCACAGATACAATTAAAGTTTAAGATGAAGATAAAATCACTTAAAGATACTGAGAATGTCCAGCATTTCTACAGGAGTAATTCATTTAAAAGACCCATTGAAAGGAAACTTCTATTATGGATTTGTCTTAAAAGAccatgaaaatgtaaacataaaatgtaaaaacaaattgacaattgaaaatgtatataaacaaaaatagaaaacaatttaaaaatgtaaaactcgTTAAGGAAAGTGATTTAAATGGGAGAATTTTCTTACATGATTTTATGATCTTTCTTAGAAATAAGAATTGTCACCCAGTATCTAAgggatataataaaataaaaaaaatcacagcccAAAGAATCATTGGTTAGACACGTAAAGGGAAATACAATGTTAAGAAgagaacaaaatttaattttagagcCAGGGAAGTTTTATAAGCTGGTCCTTTATACATCCACTTCAAGAATCAGAAATACCAGCAACAAACCAAAACAATATCTAGAATTAACTATATTACACTTGAATTAATACTTAAACATACGGGCTCCATCAACTCAATGGTTCCACTTTTTCCTTCTCCGTctgaaagaataaacatttttccactGGGATGAAcctaaaaaaacattaaaaaataccacaaaaacaaaaccttaacatctcattaaacatattaaaagtttGATAAAAGATGGGCAGATTGACCCGAACTTAGTAGATGCACACAAAGTAACTGTCTTTGAAGTTTATTTGGTTCAAATTACAATCTTGTGTTACTCTATCAAAGGACGCccagttaaatttcaatttcagaaaacTACTTtagtacaaatatatatttctatttgctaAAGCTGCAACGCTACACTAAGAACAAATCAAAGGAGTCTATCTAAAAGTGAGATCTACTGGCACCTATGACTTAAATAGTACATATCCCCCTGAGGGTATGTTTTAGGAGTAAAAATTAGGCATGGTGAAGTAAAGAGAGATCTGGttgtcagaagacctgggttctacTCCTGTGAGGCTGCTGCCAAGAGTACAGTCAAATCCGGTTTGAATGCCAGCTTTGTAACTTGCTGCGGCCTTGAGCATTTTAACCCTACGCCA from Rhinolophus sinicus isolate RSC01 linkage group LG09, ASM3656204v1, whole genome shotgun sequence encodes the following:
- the RPA3 gene encoding replication protein A 14 kDa subunit, with the protein product MVEVMDLPKSRINASMLAQYIDRPVCFVGRLEKVHPSGKMFILSDGEGKSGTIELMEPLDEELSGIVEVVGRVTAKATIMCASYIQFKEDICPFDLELYNEAVKIIHEFPQYFPWGVAQYD